The Triticum urartu cultivar G1812 chromosome 5, Tu2.1, whole genome shotgun sequence genome contains the following window.
GTGTCGCATTTCCTTCATCCGAAGATCATTTCTCTCTGCAGCTTTATTTTTTTAAGTAATCCTTGTTTATTCGAATGGTTTATTCATCTTCTTCTGTACTTTTAACCCAAATAGGGTTCCTCCCTCTTGATCACAAGGTGTGGAGGGAATGTAACATTTTTTGTGTGTGCTTTGTCATCAGTAATATATATTTTTGTATTAACACAAGAAATCAATACATATTGTTCATGGGCTTGTGAAGGAATACTAGGAGTCTGAATCCGGGAACAAATTCTATTTATAGTTTATTTGTTCAGTAGTTCAGATGTGAGTCGTAATTGTGCTTCGCAACTGCTTTATATTTGTATTACTTCACAATTTGCATTGTGGTGGCTTTTCTTCCCCAGGAGTTTTTTTTTACTATTTTTGGATATGTTAATAAGTTGGGGGTACTTGGCTACCCCTTTGTCACAATCAGAACATAAATATTTGAGTTGGACTAGTATAGATTCTTTCAGTTAACTAGATTCTGCAGCACGATACAGTAAAACCAAGCCTAACTAGATTCTGCAGCACGATGCAGCAATACCAAGCGAGCCACTGTACAGATATATTAAGACCAGTCCTTAAAGAGAAAGTTGTTCAGCATTGGTTGTCCACTGTGTGCTTACTAAATTACATGGGACAAATTTTGACAAGTGCCCTTCTTTTGTATTGGCTGTCCAGATATTGCTCCAGTTTGTGAAGGTGCTGTTCAGCATGTAGCGTCGAAGAGATTTGAGATTGGAGGAACTGACTTGACAAACCTATTTGCACAAGAACTAAAGAAGTCCAACCCATCAGTAAACATTGATATTTCTGACGTTGAGAGGCTGAAAGAGCAGTATGCATGCTGCACAGAAGATCAGTCAGCCTTTGAAGCTATAGCAAGTACATGCCAGCCAGAAACTCACACTCTTCCAGATGGACAGGTTCGTTATTAATTATGTTACACTGCTTTGGTGTAAATGCTCTGTCAAACATCCACCTGTTCATCTACATGTATAGAGAGCACTTAGCGTGCAATTTTTCTCATTATAAAATGCATGATAATTATGTGAATTATCATCCTTAGGTTGATCAAATGCTTTGATGTTTATTTATCACCCTGAATGTATAGAATAGCTGTTCACTAAACACTTTTTCCTCCAGGTTATAACAATTGAAAAAGAGCGCTATATAGTTGGCGAAGCTTTGTTTCAACCAAGCATCTTGGGCTTAGAAGATTATGGCATTGTCCACCAGCTAATTACTAGTGTTTCAAACGTCGCATCAGAGTACCAAAAGCAACTGCTGGAGAACACTATGTTATGTGGTGGCACTGTATCTATGACTGGTTAGTTATTGCTCTCCTCTGCAAGATGCCTTTTCCTTGGTTAAAACTCTTGGGGTTTCTATCTTATATTCTACATGGAAAATGCATGCCAACTACTATTAGCTATAAATACTAGTAACCTGCTAGGCTTACTGTTTATGGATGATAATATATGCTTCCCTGTGGCACACGGCATCATTAAAAAAAACTACATTCTGCATGACACAATTATGAAAAGTAGATGCTGTATGAATTGATTGTCTGAATGCTAGTGGCGTATGACCTATGCAGCAACGGTCTAGTTTGTTTCTATCCATGTCCCAGAACTGAGGAAACGGGGCCAGTTTGGAAGTTCTCTCATTTGAGTACCCGTGGTGTTGGGACCTGGGGATTTCATTTTGTTGGAAAGAAATCAGAATCTTATGTAGGACTCAGGAATATCTTGTACTCCTGTTAGTGTCCGTGTGGATATGCAGATAACACAATCAACATTATGCTGAAACGTGTGGTGGAGCATTTTGGAAGAGCTGTGGCTAGTAATGCTGGTTATAGCCATTGTTTTTAAGAGCAAGCACAATAATGGGCTTATAGCCCgcttacatggcatttttgcctATATGAAGGAGAGAGACATGAAAAAATAATGGGAGCGggctcatgcaagagcctagctatatgcGTACTCCTAGTCAAATGCAATAAATgtgaagaaagagagagagaaggtggAAAAAAAATGTAGTACTCTTATAGCctaccttatagctaaccttgttgtatgagtgactataAGTGATGACTACATATGACAtggcaacatcatatagccaacagttggctatactatgAACCGTGCTCTAAGGTGTCCTGCCTTGGACGCTTAGGCAGCAAGGCGCCTAGGCAGCGCCTTCGAGTTTTTCCCGCGTTTAGGCGCTTAGTCGTCGCTTAGGCTTCAAGGCAGTGGGTTGTCGCCTTAGGATGCCTTACCGACATCAATAAGCAGGTATCGTATTTCAGCAGTTCAGATGATCATTACTCGCAGGCTTCTTCAAACAAGCTTCGTTTAATGGCACGGCTGGTGCCTTGCATTTTTTTTTCATTGCTTCCTTGCTTATGCTCATGTTGATAATGACCAAAGTTCATAGTGGATAACTAACCCTTTTTTTTCACTGTTCCCAAAGGTTTCGAGGACAGGTTTCAGAGAGAAGCGAATCTGTCTGCCTCCGCGATCCGCCCAACTCTTGTGAAGGTAAACCCCCTAAACTGGTGCGCTCTTGCTCTCGGCATTCCCAGTTACTAACCCAAACCTGCATTCCTCCGTCCAGGCCCCGGAGTACATGCCGGAGGACCTGGCGCGGCACTCGGCGTGGCTGGGCGGCGCGATCCTGGCCAAGGTGGTCTTCCCCCAGAACCAGCACGTGACCAAGGGCGACTACGACGAGACTGGCCCGTCCATCGTCCACAAGAAGTGCTTCTGAGCGACCGAGAACCAGCCCTTTACTCGAGTCACAGGATGGATGACACACCGTGCGCGTACGTGTTGGCAACTGATAAATGATGCGTGTAGGGGCCAGCGGCACTGGTACTGGATTGGTGTGGTGCCCTTCCTCCTCTGATGCTGGGCGCCTCTGAGAGCCATTCATGGCCTCTGGCTCTGCTTCTGGTTTGGATGTGTCGTTGTTGCTAG
Protein-coding sequences here:
- the LOC125510824 gene encoding actin-related protein 7, which translates into the protein MEAVVVDAGSKLLKAGIALPDQAPGLVMPSKMKTEVEENEVADGAAAVVEEVVHPVVRGFVKDWDAMEDLLTYVLYRNIGWEMGDEGQILFTEPLFTPKALREQLVQLMFEKFNVSGFYDSEQAVLSLYAVGRISGCTVDIGHGKIDIAPVCEGAVQHVASKRFEIGGTDLTNLFAQELKKSNPSVNIDISDVERLKEQYACCTEDQSAFEAIASTCQPETHTLPDGQVITIEKERYIVGEALFQPSILGLEDYGIVHQLITSVSNVASEYQKQLLENTMLCGGTVSMTGFEDRFQREANLSASAIRPTLVKAPEYMPEDLARHSAWLGGAILAKVVFPQNQHVTKGDYDETGPSIVHKKCF